The following is a genomic window from Miltoncostaea oceani.
GGTCCTTGATGCCGGCGCGGGCGCGGCGGATCGCGCGGGAGACGGCCTTGATGGCCTGCTCCTGCCCGATGACGCGCTTGTGGAGCTCGTCCTCCATCCGCAGCAGCTTCTGCGTCTCGGCCTCGGTGAGCTTGAACACCGGGATGCCGGTCCACATCGAGACGATGTCGGCGATCTCCTCCTCGCCGATGGAGGCCCGCGGGCCGCCCTCGTCGCTCTTCCACTGCTCCTCGAGCTCGCGCTTCTTGTTCGTGAGGCGCCGCTCCTTGTCGCGGAGGTTGGCGGCCTTCTCGAACTCCTGCGCCTCGATGGCCGCTTCCTTCTCCTTGCGGACCTGGTCGATCTCCTCCTCGAGCTCCCGGTAGGTCGGGGGCGCGGTCATCGTCCGGATGCGCATCCGCGACGACGCCTCGTCGATGAGGTCGATCGCCTTGTCCGGCAGGAACCGGTCGGCGATGTAGCGGTCCGCCAGGTTGGCGGCGGCGGCGAGCGCCTCGTCGGTGATCGTGACCCGGTGGTGGGCCTCGTACCGGTCGCGGAGGCCGCGCAGGATCTGCTCGGTCTCCTCCTGGGAGGGCTCGTCGACCTGGATCTTCTGGAACCGGCGCTCGAGGGCCGAGTCCCGCTCGAGGTACTTGCGGTACTCGTCGAGCGTCGTGGCGCCGACGGTCTGCAGCTCGCCACGTGCGAGTGCCGGCTTCAGGATGGAGGCCGCGTCGATCGCGCCCTCGGCGGCGCCCGCGCCGACGAGATTGTGCAGCTCGTCGATGAACAGGATGATGTCGCCGCGCTGGGTGATCTCCTTCATCACCTTCTTCAGGCGCTCCTCGAACTCGCCGCGGTACTTGGAGCCGGCGACGAGGGCCGCGAGGTCGAGCGTGTAGATCTGCTTGTTCCGGAGGAGCTCCGGGACCTCGTTGCTCGCGATGCGCTGCGCCAGGCCCTCGATGACGGCGGTCTTGCCCACGCCGGGCTCACCGATCAGGACCGGGTTGTTCTTGGTGCGGCGCGAGAGGATCTGCATGACCCGCTCGATCTCGGTCTGGCGACCGACGACCGGGTCGAGCTTGCCCTCCGCCGCGAGCTTCGTGAGGTTGCGGCCGAACTGGTCGAGCAGCTTGCTCGACTTCTTGTCGCCGCTCTGCCCGCCACCGCTGGCCTGGCCCTGCTGACGGCGGCCGGGGCCGGAGAGCATGCGGATGATCTCGTTGCGGATCTTCTCCGAGTCGGCGTCGAAGTCGGCGAGGATCCTCGCGGCGACGCCCTCGTTCTCACGCACCAGGCCGAGCAGGATGTGCTCGGTGCCGATGTAGTTGTGGCCGAGCGACAGCGCCTCGCGCAGCGCCAGCTCGAGCACCTTCTTGGCGCGCGGCGTGAACGGGATCTGGCCGGAGGTGACCTCCTCGCCGGATCCGACGATGCGGATGACCTGCGCGCGGACCTCCTCGACCGTGATCTCGAGCCCCTCGAGCACCCGCGCGGCGAGACCCTCCTCCTCGCGCAGGAGGCCGAGAAGGATGTGCTCGGTCCCGATGTAGTTGTGCTTGAGGGTGCGCGCCTCCTCCTGGGCAAGTACGACGACCTGCCGGGCGCGCTCCGTGAACCGTTCGAACATCGGGATTCCCCTTCCTGCTCACCCGGCCCCGGAGACGCGAAAACCGCGCCGGCGGTGGACGACGGGCGTTGAAGAGTGCGGGACTTCGAGGGACGGGACCCGCGGACGGCCACCCGGTCGAGTGCGCCCACGGCTTGGGGACAGAGGTTCCGACGGCGGGCCGCCAGAGGGTGATCCTAGCACGGTGACCCCTCTCGCCCCCTTCATCGGCGGGCGCGGGGTCGAGCCGGAATATCGCGGTCGGGCGGTGTCCCCTCGCCCCCCGTGCGGATGGTCGTCCCCGTCCGCGGAACCCCCCGGACGAGGGTCGACCAGGATGCGGGGGCCGCGATCATCGTCCGATGATGACCGCGGCCCCGGACGCCTAGTGGCGTACCTTGCGGTCCTGGTCGGGGTAGATCAGCAGGCCCATCGTGCGGGCGCGCTTCACGGACTTCGCGACCAGCGTCTGCTGGCGGCGCGACAGCCCGGTGATGCGACGCGACCGGATCTTCCCGCGCTCGCTGACGAACCGTCGCAGCGACGGGTAGTTCTTCCAGTCGATCTCCTCGGCGGCGAGCTGCGGACGGCGCTTGCGCTGGGCGGGGGCACCGCCCTTGCGGCCCTTGGTCTTCGATCTCGCTCGGCCTCGTGGCTTGGCCATCTACTCCTCGGTCTCTCGGTCCGTACGACGGCGGGGGACTATAGCGCACGTCCCCCGCCGGGTCGGCGGATCAGAGCGGCAGGGCGTTCCGCATCCCGCGCGCACGGCGGCGGACGTACCGCTTGCCGACGCGCCAGACGACCACTCCGAGTCCTGCGTAGAAGGTCTTCTTCACGGCGTCCCTCCCCTACGAGCGCTTGACGGCGTCCTTGAGGTCCCCGAGGGCGTCCTTGACCTTCTCGCCGGCCTGGCGGGCCTTGCCCTCGGACTGGTCCTGACGGCCCTCGGCCTTCTGCTCCTCGTCGCCACGGACGGCGCCGAGCGCCTCCTTGGCCTTGCCGCCGAGCTCCTTGGCCTTGCCTGAGTCCGTCATGCGGTCTCCATCGTCGCGTTTTCACAGACGACGGGTGGTACCCGCAACAGGCCCCGGCCAACCGGCCGGGGGTCCCGCGCGCCGGGGTCCGCGAGGGGCCGGCGTCAGCTCCGCATGGCGGGGAAGAGCACGACCTCGCGGATCGTGTGGCGGTCGGTGAGGAGCATCACGAGACGGTCGATCCCCATGCCGAGCCCGCCGGTGGGCGGCATGCCGTGCTCCAGCGCCGCGAGGAAGTCCTCGTCCATCGGCTGGGCCTCGTCGTCGCCGGCGTCGCGGTCCCGGGCGGCCATCGCGAAGCGCTCGCGCTGGTCGTCGGGGTCGTTCAGCTCCGTGAAGGCGTTCGCGATCTCCATGCCCCCGGCGAACGCCTCGAACCGCTCGACGACGGCGGGGTCGTCGGTGTGGCGCTTGGCGAAGGGCGAGAGCTCGAGCGGGTAGTCGTGGAGGATCGTCGGCTGGATCAGGGTCGGCTCGAGGGTCTGGGTGAGGAGCGCGTCGACGAGCTTCGCCCAGGGCGTGTCGTCGGGCGCGTCCAGGCCGGCGGCCCGCATCGCGGTGCGCAGCGACGCCTCGTCGGTGTGCACCCGGACGTCGATGCCGCTCGCCTCACGGAGGCCGTCGCGGAAGTCGATGCGGCGCCACGGCGGCGCGAAGTCGATCTCCCCGCCCTTCCAGGGGACGGTGGTGCCACCGGTCGCGGCGGTCGCGACCGCGGCGACCATGCCCTCGAGCATGTCCATCACGTCGCGGTAGTCGGCGAAGGCCTCGTAGGTCTCCACCATCGTGAACTCGGGGTTGTGCTTGTGGCTGACGCCCTCGTTGCGGAAGTCCTTGCCGAGCTCGTAGACCTTCTCGAGGCCGCCGACGAGGCAGCGCTTGAGGTAGAGCTCGGTGGCGATCCGCAGGTAGAGGTCGCGGTCGAGGGCGTTGTGGTGGGTGACGAACGGCCGGGCCGCGGCGCCGCCGTAGATCGGCTGCAGCGTCGGCGTCTCGACCTCGAGGAAGCCCCGCTCGTCGAGGTAGCGCCGGACGGTGGCGATCGCCTTCGAGCGGGTGATGAACGAGGCGCGCACGTCGGCGTCGGCCATCAGGTCGAGGTACCGCTGGCGGAAGCGGGTCTCGGGGTCGCGCAGGCCGGCGTGCTTGTCGGGGGGCGGGCGGAGCGACTTGGCGAGCATCGTGGTCGCGTCGACCGCCACGCTCAGCTCGCCGCGCCGGGTGCGGGCCACCGGCCCGTCGGCGCCGACGATGTCGCCGAGGTCGAGGTCGAGGAGCGCCGCCATCGCGTCGTCGCCGATGCGGTCGCGCGCGGCCCAGAGCTGGATGCGCCCGGAGCGGTCCTCGATGTCGAGGAACGCGACCTTGCCCTGCCCGCGGCGCCCGGTCAGGCGACCGGCGACGCGCACCGGCACGTCCCCCGTCTCCCCGGCCTCGAGCGCCTCGTGCTCGGCGCGCACGTCGGCGATCTCGCGGCGGCCCGGGAACCGCGGCGGGAAGGGGTCGACGCCCGCGGCGCGCAGCGCCTCGGCCTTCGCCCGGCGCTCCCCGATCAGCCCCGCGAGGCCCCCCTCGGGGGCCTGTGGGTCAGTGCCCGTGGTCGCCCGCCTGGATGTCCACGATCTGGTACTGGAGCGCGCCGCGCGGCGCCGGGATCGTGACCTTCTCGCCCTTCTTCTTGCCGAGGAGGGCCTTCCCGACGGGGCTCTCGTTGGAGAGGCGCTGGTTCTTGGGGTCGGCCTCGGCCGAGCCGACGATCGAGTACTCGCGCGTCGTCTTGCTCTTGACGTCCTTCAGCGTGACGCGCGCCCCGATGGAGACCGTGTCGGTCGACAGGTGCTCCGTGTCCACGACGCGGGCGTTGCGCAGCTTCTGCTCGAGCGTCTGGATGCGGTAGAAGAGCTGCGCCTGCTCGTTCTTCGCGTCGTCGTACTCCGAGTTCTCGGAGATGTCACCGAACTCGCGGGCCTCCTTGATGCGCTCGGCCACCTCGCGACGCTTCGTCGTCGAGAGGTACTCGATCTCGTCCTTGAGCTTGGCAAAGCCCTCTTCCGTCAGGATCACTTCGCGGTCCATCGGGTGGGTCTCCTTCGTGTAGGAGCGGTGCGGCCCGTGAGCGGCCCGGAAAGGTAACCGCGTCGCCCCGCGTAATCAAGCGGCCGCGGAGGCGTCCACGAGCGGCCGCAGGCGGTCGAGGGCGCCCTCGACGGTCGGCGCGGTGAGCATCTCGCCGAGCACGCCGTGGCCGACGTCCTGCCCCGCGAGGTACCAGGGGTAGAACTTGCGCATGAAGCCGACGACCCGGCCGTCGCCGAGCGCGAGGCGCGCGTCGCCGGCGAAGAGGGCCATCTCCTCCACGACCTCGGCGAGCGTCGGCCGCGCGCGGGGGACCCCGGAGAGGATCTCGCCGAAGACCCACGGGTTGCCGAGGGCGGCGCGCCCGACGGCGATCGCGGCGCAGCCGGTGGTGTCGAGCACCCGGCGCGCGTCCTCGGGCGTGGCGATGTCGCCGCTGGCGATGACGGGGATGCCGACGGCCTCGACCACCTCGGCGGTGATGCGGTGGTCGGCGTGCCCGCCGTACTCCTCGGCAGCGGCCCGCGGGTGCAGGCAGATCGCGGCGGCGCCGGCCGCCTCGAAGCGGCGCGCGGTCTCCAGCGGGACGGACGTGCCGGGGGTGAGGCCGCGGCGCATCTTGACCGTGACGGGGACGTCGACGGCGCGGACCATCGCCTCGACGATGCGGGCGGCGGCCTCCGGGTCGGCGAGCAGGGCGGCGCCGGCGCCCGTCTTGCAGATCTTGGGGACGGGGCAGCCCATGTTGATGTCGACGAGGTCGGCGCCCGCGGCCTCGACCGCGCGGGCGGCCTCGACCATGGCGTCGACGTCGGCGCCGAACACCTGGACGCCGACGGGGTGCTCCCCCGGCGCGATCTGCAGCATCCCGAGCGTCTTGCGGTTGGCGTAGCGGATGCCGAAGCTCGCGATCATCTCCGACACCGTGAAGCCGGCCCCGTGGCGGCGGGACTGGCTGCGGAACGCCCAGTTGGCGATGCCCGCGAGCGGCGCCTGCACGAGCCGGTTCTCGAGCCGCAGCCCGCCGATCTCGACGGGCTCGCGGACGGGCCAGTCGGCGGGCGGCGCGACCGGGGCGGGCGGCGGGGCGGCGGCGCGCCCCGCCAGGACGGCGCTCATGCGCTTCCTCATCGGGGGTCCCCCGTCTCCGCCGGCCGGCGGGCGTTGAGCTCGTGGACCATCCGCAGCCCCTCGAGCGTGAGCAGGGGGTCGTTCTCGTCGATCTCGACGGAGAGCGGGCAGACCAGGGCCGCGAGGCCCCCGGTGGCGAGCACGAAGGTGTCCGGCCCGAGCTCCTCCTTCATGCGGGCGACGACCCCGTCGACCATCGCGACGGTGCCGAAGACGATGCCGGAGCGCATGCTCTCGGCGGTCGACTTGCCGATCACGCGGGGCGGGGCGACGAGGTCGACACGCGCGAGGCGGGCGGCGCGGGACGCGAGCGCGTC
Proteins encoded in this region:
- the rpsR gene encoding 30S ribosomal protein S18; translated protein: MAKPRGRARSKTKGRKGGAPAQRKRRPQLAAEEIDWKNYPSLRRFVSERGKIRSRRITGLSRRQQTLVAKSVKRARTMGLLIYPDQDRKVRH
- the greA gene encoding transcription elongation factor GreA, which gives rise to MDREVILTEEGFAKLKDEIEYLSTTKRREVAERIKEAREFGDISENSEYDDAKNEQAQLFYRIQTLEQKLRNARVVDTEHLSTDTVSIGARVTLKDVKSKTTREYSIVGSAEADPKNQRLSNESPVGKALLGKKKGEKVTIPAPRGALQYQIVDIQAGDHGH
- a CDS encoding tRNA dihydrouridine synthase, with translation MSAVLAGRAAAPPPAPVAPPADWPVREPVEIGGLRLENRLVQAPLAGIANWAFRSQSRRHGAGFTVSEMIASFGIRYANRKTLGMLQIAPGEHPVGVQVFGADVDAMVEAARAVEAAGADLVDINMGCPVPKICKTGAGAALLADPEAAARIVEAMVRAVDVPVTVKMRRGLTPGTSVPLETARRFEAAGAAAICLHPRAAAEEYGGHADHRITAEVVEAVGIPVIASGDIATPEDARRVLDTTGCAAIAVGRAALGNPWVFGEILSGVPRARPTLAEVVEEMALFAGDARLALGDGRVVGFMRKFYPWYLAGQDVGHGVLGEMLTAPTVEGALDRLRPLVDASAAA
- a CDS encoding CsbD family protein — its product is MTDSGKAKELGGKAKEALGAVRGDEEQKAEGRQDQSEGKARQAGEKVKDALGDLKDAVKRS
- a CDS encoding ATP-dependent Clp protease ATP-binding subunit, giving the protein MFERFTERARQVVVLAQEEARTLKHNYIGTEHILLGLLREEEGLAARVLEGLEITVEEVRAQVIRIVGSGEEVTSGQIPFTPRAKKVLELALREALSLGHNYIGTEHILLGLVRENEGVAARILADFDADSEKIRNEIIRMLSGPGRRQQGQASGGGQSGDKKSSKLLDQFGRNLTKLAAEGKLDPVVGRQTEIERVMQILSRRTKNNPVLIGEPGVGKTAVIEGLAQRIASNEVPELLRNKQIYTLDLAALVAGSKYRGEFEERLKKVMKEITQRGDIILFIDELHNLVGAGAAEGAIDAASILKPALARGELQTVGATTLDEYRKYLERDSALERRFQKIQVDEPSQEETEQILRGLRDRYEAHHRVTITDEALAAAANLADRYIADRFLPDKAIDLIDEASSRMRIRTMTAPPTYRELEEEIDQVRKEKEAAIEAQEFEKAANLRDKERRLTNKKRELEEQWKSDEGGPRASIGEEEIADIVSMWTGIPVFKLTEAETQKLLRMEDELHKRVIGQEQAIKAVSRAIRRARAGIKDPKRPSGSFIFLGPSGVGKTELARTLAEFLFGDESALIQVDMSEYMEKHAVSRLVGSPPGYIGYDEGGQLTEQVRRKPYSVILLDEVEKAHPEVFNILLQILEDGRLTDAQGRSVDFRNAILIMTSNIGAATISRNTPLGFSVTDETGLSYDDMKSRIMGELKRVFRPELINRIDEIIVFHKLTKEEITQIVDLLLVRLQNQMKEHGLALRLTDDAKDLLVEQGYDPTMGARPLRRAIQRLIEDPLSDRLLSGGFIDGSSVVVDRDGEEMKLVVTEPEPQPETVGAAAGAASEESPAGPSES
- the lysS gene encoding lysine--tRNA ligase, with amino-acid sequence MIGERRAKAEALRAAGVDPFPPRFPGRREIADVRAEHEALEAGETGDVPVRVAGRLTGRRGQGKVAFLDIEDRSGRIQLWAARDRIGDDAMAALLDLDLGDIVGADGPVARTRRGELSVAVDATTMLAKSLRPPPDKHAGLRDPETRFRQRYLDLMADADVRASFITRSKAIATVRRYLDERGFLEVETPTLQPIYGGAAARPFVTHHNALDRDLYLRIATELYLKRCLVGGLEKVYELGKDFRNEGVSHKHNPEFTMVETYEAFADYRDVMDMLEGMVAAVATAATGGTTVPWKGGEIDFAPPWRRIDFRDGLREASGIDVRVHTDEASLRTAMRAAGLDAPDDTPWAKLVDALLTQTLEPTLIQPTILHDYPLELSPFAKRHTDDPAVVERFEAFAGGMEIANAFTELNDPDDQRERFAMAARDRDAGDDEAQPMDEDFLAALEHGMPPTGGLGMGIDRLVMLLTDRHTIREVVLFPAMRS